A region of Rhodanobacteraceae bacterium DNA encodes the following proteins:
- a CDS encoding Glucose-6-phosphate isomerase, whose product MSIPSLRSSPEWKALVKHWQSLRGATLRQLFDADPQRGTRFAAEGAGLYLDYSKNLVTDKTLRLLQKLAKARGVFARRDAMFRGDKINETEKRAVLHVALRAPRGERILVDGKDVVPEVHAVLDRMAAFSDKVRSGEWRGHSGKAIRNVISIGIGGSDLGPVMAYEALKHYSRRDMVFRFVSNVDPTDFVEATRDLDAEETLFIICSKTFTTLETLTNAHAARDWCLQQLGGDESAVAKHFVAVSTNAAEVEKFGIDTANMFGFWDWVGGRYSMDSAIGLSTMLAIGPEAFREMLAGFHAMDEHFKSTSAERNLPLLMGLLAVWYNDFFGAQTVAVLPYAQYLKRFPAYLQQLTMESNGKHVTLSGEHVDYPTGPIYWGEPGTNGQHSFYQLIHQGTRLIPCDFIGFMHSLNPLGGQHDLLMANLIAQTEALAFGKTPAQVRAEGTPDWLVPHRVCEGNRPSNTILADNLTPRSLGALVALYEHSVFTQGAIWHIDSFDQWGVELGKQLANKVIPQLQDAQEPKLGHDSSTNALIRRYRARKAN is encoded by the coding sequence ATGAGCATCCCGTCACTGCGTTCATCGCCCGAGTGGAAGGCGCTCGTGAAGCATTGGCAATCGCTGCGCGGCGCCACGCTCAGGCAACTGTTCGACGCCGATCCGCAACGCGGCACGCGCTTCGCCGCGGAAGGCGCGGGACTGTACCTCGACTATTCCAAGAACCTCGTCACCGACAAAACCCTGCGCCTGTTGCAGAAACTCGCGAAGGCACGCGGCGTGTTCGCGCGCCGCGATGCGATGTTCCGCGGCGACAAGATCAACGAAACCGAAAAGCGCGCGGTGCTGCACGTGGCGCTGCGCGCGCCGCGTGGTGAGAGGATTCTGGTCGACGGCAAGGATGTCGTGCCCGAAGTGCACGCAGTGCTCGACCGGATGGCTGCTTTCAGCGACAAGGTGCGTTCGGGCGAATGGCGCGGGCATTCCGGGAAAGCCATCCGCAATGTCATCAGCATCGGCATCGGCGGTTCCGACCTCGGCCCGGTGATGGCGTACGAGGCGCTGAAGCATTACAGCCGCCGCGACATGGTGTTCCGTTTCGTATCGAACGTCGATCCCACCGATTTCGTGGAGGCGACGCGCGATCTGGATGCCGAAGAGACGCTCTTCATCATCTGCTCCAAGACCTTCACCACGCTGGAAACATTGACCAACGCGCACGCCGCACGCGACTGGTGCCTGCAGCAACTCGGTGGCGACGAATCCGCGGTGGCGAAACACTTCGTCGCGGTTTCGACCAACGCCGCCGAAGTCGAAAAGTTCGGGATCGATACCGCCAACATGTTCGGTTTCTGGGACTGGGTTGGCGGGCGCTATTCGATGGATTCGGCGATCGGCCTTTCGACCATGCTGGCAATCGGGCCGGAAGCGTTCCGCGAAATGCTGGCCGGGTTCCATGCGATGGACGAGCATTTCAAAAGCACGTCCGCCGAACGCAACCTGCCGTTGCTGATGGGTCTCCTCGCCGTATGGTACAACGATTTCTTCGGCGCCCAGACTGTCGCGGTGCTGCCGTACGCGCAATACCTTAAACGCTTTCCCGCGTACCTGCAGCAGTTGACGATGGAGTCGAACGGCAAGCACGTGACGCTTTCCGGCGAGCACGTCGATTACCCGACCGGCCCCATCTACTGGGGCGAACCCGGCACCAACGGCCAGCATTCGTTCTACCAGTTGATCCACCAGGGCACGCGTCTGATTCCCTGCGACTTCATCGGTTTCATGCACTCGCTGAATCCACTGGGCGGTCAGCATGACCTGCTGATGGCCAACCTGATCGCGCAAACCGAGGCGTTGGCATTCGGCAAGACGCCTGCGCAGGTCCGCGCGGAAGGCACGCCGGATTGGCTGGTGCCGCACCGCGTGTGCGAGGGCAACCGGCCCTCCAACACCATCCTTGCCGACAACCTGACGCCGCGTTCGCTGGGCGCACTGGTCGCGCTGTACGAACACAGCGTGTTCACCCAGGGCGCGATCTGGCACATCGATTCGTTCGACCAGTGGGGCGTGGAACTGGGCAAGCAACTGGCGAACAAGGTGATCCCGCAGTTGCAGGACGCGCAGGAACCGAAGCTCGGGCACGACAGCTCGACCAATGCGTTGATCCGACGTTACCGCGCGCGCAAGGCGAATTGA
- a CDS encoding Transaldolase has product MNPTQQLHDLGQSLWLDNITRGMLDDGTLAKYIAECNVTGLTSNPSIFDKAISGGHNYDNAIADLLAEGQQGEDLFFSLALQDLTRAADLFKPAFHHSDGVDGYVSLEVSPLLADDTHATIDSAAALHAKARRDNLFIKIPGTPAGIPAIEESIYRGVPINVTLLFSRQQYLAAAEAWMRGIERRIAEGKSPNVDSVASVFISRWDVAVADKVPAELKDRLGIAIGQRTYKAYCELRATPRWKKIIAAGVHPQRLLWASTGTKDPKASDTLYVEALAAPDTINTIPDKTLLAFADHGKLHGAMAKDGGDCEQVIARFNAAGIDDAALAGQLQREGAAAFVKSWNDLLGRIAQKSSAVAGKAAAQGARA; this is encoded by the coding sequence ATGAACCCGACCCAGCAACTGCACGACCTCGGCCAGAGCCTCTGGCTGGACAACATCACCCGCGGGATGCTCGATGACGGCACGCTCGCGAAATACATCGCGGAGTGCAACGTCACGGGTCTGACCTCCAACCCGTCGATCTTCGACAAGGCGATCTCGGGTGGACACAATTACGACAACGCGATCGCGGACCTGCTGGCGGAAGGCCAGCAGGGCGAGGACCTGTTCTTCTCGCTGGCGCTGCAGGATTTGACCCGCGCGGCCGACCTGTTCAAGCCGGCGTTCCACCACAGCGATGGCGTGGACGGCTACGTGTCGCTGGAGGTTTCGCCGCTGCTGGCCGACGACACCCACGCCACCATCGATTCCGCCGCCGCGCTGCACGCGAAGGCGCGCCGCGACAATCTTTTCATCAAGATTCCCGGCACGCCCGCCGGCATCCCGGCGATCGAGGAATCGATCTACCGCGGCGTGCCCATCAACGTGACGCTGTTGTTCTCGCGCCAGCAATACCTCGCGGCGGCCGAGGCTTGGATGCGCGGCATCGAACGGCGCATCGCCGAAGGCAAGTCGCCGAACGTCGATTCGGTGGCATCGGTGTTCATCAGCCGTTGGGACGTGGCGGTCGCGGACAAGGTGCCGGCGGAATTGAAGGATCGGCTGGGCATTGCGATCGGCCAGCGCACCTACAAGGCCTATTGCGAACTGCGCGCGACGCCGCGCTGGAAGAAAATCATCGCGGCGGGCGTGCATCCGCAACGCCTGCTGTGGGCCAGCACCGGCACCAAGGATCCGAAGGCGTCCGACACCTTGTACGTCGAGGCGCTGGCCGCGCCGGACACCATCAACACGATTCCTGACAAGACGCTGCTGGCCTTCGCCGACCACGGCAAGTTGCACGGCGCCATGGCGAAAGATGGCGGTGATTGCGAACAGGTCATCGCACGGTTCAATGCCGCCGGCATCGACGATGCCGCACTGGCCGGGCAGTTGCAGCGCGAGGGCGCCGCCGCGTTCGTGAAGTCGTGGAACGACCTGCTGGGCCGGATCGCGCAGAAAAGTTCGGCGGTGGCCGGCAAGGCGGCCGCGCAGGGAGCGCGCGCATGA
- a CDS encoding RND efflux system, inner membrane transporter: MSNFFIDRPVFAWVIAILITLGGVLSLASLGVESYPSIAPPQVVVIANYPGASASTAEGAVTQVIEQQLTGIDNLLYFNSTTSSTGRVQITLTFQSGTNPDIAQVQVQNKVALATPRLPSEVTQQGVVVAKANSGFLMVVALRSDNPAIDQAHLNDIVASQVLDQISRVPGVGSTMQFGAEYAMRIWLNPDKLHGYGLSATDVLNAVRAQNVQFAAGSLGSDPATNGWGFTANVAGEGRFTSVQQFRDIILRANRDGTAVRLGDVASVGFGPQTYGFATTWDGKPIAGFAIQLLPGANALSVAKSVRAEMDRLQSSFPQDVNWFVPYDSTTFVTISIDEVVKTLFEAIVLVFLVMLLFLQNFRATIIPTIVIPIALLGAFLGMRVLGFTINQLTMFGMVLAIGIVVDDAIVVIENVERIMTEENLPPREATRKAMGQISGAIVAITVVLAAVFIPSALQPGASGIIYRQFALTIAVSMVFSAFLALTFTPALCATMLKPEHEKKKNILFRKFNDVFEWTHRTYAGHIAHAVRHAPRWMAVFAVVAVLAGFLYTRLPGSFLPDEDQGYAMAMVQLPPGATKARTQTVMRQMYQVLSKDSAVEGMMQITGFSFMGSGENAGMAFIKLKDWSKRDATAMQFIQRANQQLQQQVRDARIFVVNVPTVSGLGQFGGFDMFLENRSGSGRPALDAATGTLLAKSAEDKVLTGVHPNALPPAPQLDLAVDRLQAASMGLSVGDISNAISLMLAPVYVNDFTYGGRVKRVMMQAAAPFRMSGAAFGHFFTPSSTETNPDGTPAMIPIANVVHENWAMVSPSLTRFNGYPATEIVGSPAAGYASGDAMNAMQQIVTKDLPHGFGYDWTGQSYQELLSGNAATMLMILSVLVVFLALAALYESWSIPVAVLLIVPLTMLGTVLFTLGRGLANDIYFQIGLITVIGLAAKNAILIVEYAVAEQALGKTLREGVIEAAKLRFRPILMTSLAFMLGVFPLFVSTGAGANARHAIGTGVIGGMIFATFLGLLLIPVFYVTVRRVAGDKLDGGEPRTEPPRH; the protein is encoded by the coding sequence ATGTCCAATTTCTTCATCGACCGTCCCGTATTCGCGTGGGTCATCGCGATCCTGATCACGCTGGGCGGCGTGCTGTCGCTCGCCAGCCTCGGCGTCGAGTCGTACCCGAGCATCGCCCCGCCGCAGGTCGTGGTCATCGCGAACTATCCCGGCGCCAGCGCCAGCACCGCGGAAGGCGCGGTGACGCAGGTGATCGAGCAGCAGCTCACCGGCATCGACAACCTGCTGTATTTCAATTCCACCACCAGCTCGACCGGCCGCGTGCAGATCACGCTGACCTTCCAGTCCGGCACCAATCCGGACATCGCGCAGGTGCAGGTGCAGAACAAGGTCGCGCTGGCGACACCGCGCCTGCCCAGCGAAGTCACCCAGCAGGGCGTGGTGGTCGCCAAGGCCAATTCCGGCTTCCTGATGGTGGTGGCGCTGCGTTCGGACAATCCGGCCATCGACCAGGCGCACCTCAACGACATCGTGGCCTCGCAGGTGCTGGATCAGATTTCGCGCGTGCCGGGTGTCGGCAGCACCATGCAGTTCGGCGCCGAATACGCGATGCGGATCTGGCTGAACCCGGACAAGCTGCACGGCTACGGCCTGTCGGCGACCGATGTGTTGAATGCCGTGCGCGCGCAGAACGTGCAGTTCGCGGCCGGCTCGCTGGGCTCCGATCCGGCGACCAACGGCTGGGGCTTCACCGCCAACGTTGCCGGCGAGGGCCGCTTCACTTCGGTCCAGCAGTTCCGCGACATCATCCTGCGCGCCAACCGCGACGGCACCGCGGTGCGGCTGGGCGACGTCGCGAGCGTCGGCTTCGGTCCGCAGACCTACGGTTTCGCCACGACGTGGGACGGCAAGCCGATTGCCGGCTTCGCGATCCAGTTGCTGCCCGGCGCGAATGCGCTGTCGGTCGCCAAGTCCGTGCGCGCGGAAATGGACCGGCTGCAGTCGAGCTTTCCGCAGGACGTGAACTGGTTCGTGCCCTACGACAGCACCACCTTCGTCACGATTTCCATCGACGAGGTGGTGAAGACGCTGTTCGAGGCGATCGTGCTGGTGTTCCTGGTGATGCTGCTGTTCCTGCAGAATTTCCGCGCCACGATCATCCCGACCATCGTGATTCCGATCGCCCTGCTCGGCGCGTTCCTGGGCATGCGGGTGCTCGGCTTCACCATCAACCAGCTCACGATGTTCGGCATGGTGCTGGCGATCGGCATCGTGGTGGACGACGCGATCGTGGTGATCGAGAACGTCGAGCGCATCATGACCGAGGAAAACCTGCCGCCCCGCGAAGCCACCCGCAAGGCGATGGGCCAGATCTCCGGCGCGATCGTCGCGATCACGGTGGTGCTGGCGGCGGTGTTCATTCCCTCCGCGTTGCAGCCGGGCGCGTCGGGCATCATCTATCGGCAGTTCGCCCTGACCATCGCGGTATCGATGGTGTTCTCGGCGTTCCTCGCGCTGACGTTCACGCCGGCGCTGTGCGCCACCATGCTGAAACCCGAGCACGAAAAGAAGAAGAACATCCTGTTCCGCAAGTTCAACGACGTGTTCGAGTGGACGCACCGCACCTACGCCGGGCACATCGCCCACGCGGTGCGCCACGCGCCGCGCTGGATGGCGGTATTCGCGGTGGTCGCGGTGCTGGCAGGATTCCTGTACACGCGCCTGCCCGGCAGCTTCCTGCCCGATGAAGACCAGGGCTACGCGATGGCGATGGTGCAGTTGCCGCCGGGCGCCACCAAGGCGCGCACCCAGACGGTGATGCGGCAGATGTACCAGGTGCTGTCGAAGGACAGCGCGGTGGAAGGCATGATGCAGATCACCGGTTTCAGTTTCATGGGCTCGGGTGAAAACGCCGGCATGGCGTTCATCAAGCTCAAGGACTGGAGCAAGCGTGACGCGACCGCGATGCAGTTCATCCAGCGTGCGAACCAGCAGTTGCAGCAGCAGGTCCGCGATGCGCGGATCTTCGTGGTCAACGTGCCGACCGTGTCGGGACTCGGCCAGTTCGGCGGCTTCGACATGTTCCTCGAAAACCGCAGCGGCTCGGGCCGCCCTGCCCTCGATGCGGCCACCGGCACCCTGCTGGCGAAAAGCGCCGAGGACAAGGTGCTGACCGGCGTGCATCCCAATGCGCTGCCGCCGGCGCCGCAACTGGATCTTGCGGTCGACCGCCTGCAGGCCGCGTCGATGGGCTTGTCGGTCGGCGACATTTCCAACGCGATCAGCCTGATGCTGGCGCCGGTGTACGTGAACGATTTCACCTACGGCGGCCGCGTGAAGCGCGTGATGATGCAGGCCGCGGCGCCCTTCCGCATGAGCGGGGCCGCGTTCGGGCACTTCTTCACGCCCAGCAGCACCGAAACCAATCCCGACGGCACGCCGGCGATGATCCCGATTGCCAACGTGGTGCACGAAAACTGGGCAATGGTGTCGCCCTCGCTGACGCGCTTCAACGGTTATCCCGCGACGGAAATCGTGGGTTCGCCCGCCGCGGGCTACGCCTCGGGCGACGCGATGAATGCCATGCAGCAGATCGTCACGAAGGATCTGCCGCACGGTTTCGGCTACGACTGGACCGGGCAGTCGTACCAGGAGCTGCTGTCCGGCAATGCCGCGACGATGCTGATGATCCTGTCGGTGCTGGTGGTGTTCCTGGCGCTGGCGGCGCTGTACGAAAGCTGGTCGATCCCGGTTGCGGTGCTGCTGATCGTGCCGCTTACCATGCTCGGCACGGTGCTGTTCACGCTCGGGCGCGGCCTCGCGAACGACATCTATTTCCAGATCGGCCTGATCACCGTGATTGGCCTTGCCGCCAAGAACGCGATCCTGATCGTGGAATACGCGGTCGCCGAACAGGCGCTGGGCAAGACCTTGCGCGAGGGCGTGATCGAGGCGGCCAAGCTGCGCTTCCGTCCGATCCTGATGACCTCGCTGGCCTTCATGCTGGGCGTGTTCCCGCTGTTCGTGTCCACCGGCGCCGGCGCCAACGCGCGCCACGCAATCGGCACCGGCGTGATCGGCGGCATGATCTTCGCCACCTTCCTCGGCCTGCTGCTGATCCCGGTGTTCTACGTGACGGTGCGCCGCGTCGCTGGCGACAAGCTGGATGGCGGCGAACCCAGGACGGAACCGCCGCGGCACTGA
- a CDS encoding acetyl-CoA C-acetyltransferase — protein sequence MIKLPRPIAVLGGRRIPFCRINTGYMRLGNGDMLAAALKALVDAYGLKGEILGDVAAGATIKHARDWSLTREAVLASGLHPHTPAHNLDRACGTSLSTAIELGTRIAIGELDSAIAAGVDSASDVPIVVDRHYQQLLLDLQRAKTFGQRLKVMARWRPRDLKPHIHGFAEARTGLSMGEHCELMAREWKLTRRDQDEFAYHSHIKAAAAWQKGFYQDLVVPFNGVDHDNNVRPDTSLEKLAKLKPAFDKTGGGSLTAGNSTPLSDGASAVLLASEDWARAHGFEVQAYLTHFAVAGVDFAGMASPYREGLLMAPTYAVPKMLDDAGLRLQDFDFHEIHEAFAAQVICTLQAWESPEYCRVRLGRAEPLGAIDNSKLNVKGGSVALGHPFAATGGRILAGLAKLLAQKGKGRGLISICTGGGMGVTAILER from the coding sequence ATGATCAAGCTCCCGCGTCCGATCGCCGTCCTCGGCGGCAGGCGCATTCCTTTCTGCCGCATCAACACCGGTTACATGCGCCTCGGCAACGGCGACATGCTGGCCGCCGCGCTCAAGGCGCTGGTGGACGCCTACGGCCTCAAGGGCGAGATCCTGGGCGACGTTGCGGCAGGCGCGACCATCAAGCATGCGCGCGACTGGAGCCTGACGCGCGAGGCGGTGCTGGCAAGCGGTCTGCACCCGCACACGCCCGCGCACAACCTGGACCGGGCCTGCGGCACGTCGTTGTCCACCGCGATCGAGCTCGGCACACGCATCGCCATCGGGGAACTCGACTCGGCCATTGCCGCGGGCGTGGATTCGGCCAGCGACGTGCCGATCGTGGTGGACCGCCACTACCAGCAACTGTTGCTCGACCTGCAGCGTGCGAAAACCTTCGGCCAGCGCTTGAAGGTGATGGCGCGCTGGCGGCCGCGCGACCTCAAGCCGCACATCCACGGATTCGCCGAGGCCCGCACCGGCTTGAGCATGGGCGAGCATTGCGAGCTCATGGCCAGGGAATGGAAACTCACCCGCAGGGACCAGGACGAATTCGCCTACCACAGCCATATAAAGGCCGCGGCCGCCTGGCAAAAGGGCTTTTATCAGGATCTCGTCGTGCCGTTCAACGGCGTCGATCACGACAACAACGTGCGGCCGGATACCTCGCTGGAGAAACTCGCCAAGCTGAAACCGGCCTTCGACAAGACCGGCGGCGGCAGCTTGACCGCAGGCAATTCGACGCCCCTCAGCGACGGCGCTTCGGCGGTGCTGCTGGCGAGCGAGGACTGGGCCAGGGCCCACGGATTCGAAGTGCAGGCTTATCTCACGCATTTCGCAGTGGCGGGCGTCGATTTCGCCGGCATGGCGAGTCCGTATCGCGAAGGGCTGTTGATGGCGCCAACCTATGCAGTGCCGAAGATGCTCGACGACGCGGGCTTGCGCTTGCAGGACTTCGACTTCCACGAAATCCATGAAGCGTTCGCGGCCCAGGTCATCTGCACGCTGCAGGCGTGGGAATCGCCCGAATACTGCCGCGTGCGCCTCGGGCGCGCAGAACCACTGGGTGCGATCGACAACAGCAAACTCAACGTCAAGGGTGGCAGCGTCGCCCTCGGCCACCCGTTTGCGGCCACCGGCGGTCGCATCCTCGCAGGGTTGGCCAAGCTGCTCGCGCAGAAGGGCAAGGGCCGTGGCCTCATCTCCATCTGCACCGGCGGGGGCATGGGCGTGACTGCGATCCTTGAGCGCTGA
- a CDS encoding Phosphoglucomutase — protein sequence MAGEKISPLAGKPAPKDILVDLDKLLAAYADIRPDASNPSQRVAFGTSGHRGSSLDGSFNEWHILAITQAICDYRAKESVTGPLFIGFDTHALSQPAFRSALEVLAANGVEVMTSTGGEFTPTPAVSHAILCHNRGRETGLADGIVITPSHNPPSDGGFKYNPVNGGPAGTEITGWVQKQANQYLENKLAGVKRVPFAQASGASTTHVHDYLDAYVGDLANVIDFDAIRGAGLKLAVDPLGGAGVHYWAPIAERYQLDLTVVSEEVDPRFAFMTVDWDGKIRMDPSSEYAMQRLLSLKDKYDVAFACDTDHDRHGVVTKSSGLLPSNHYLTVMIEFLFRERERWPRSVAIGKTVVSTALIDRVAKKLGRKLYETPVGFKWFAPGLFDGSLGFGGEESAGASFLRRDGSVWTTDKDGIAPALLSAEITARAGRDPGEVYAALAGELGRPFADRIQAVANPKQKQKLSRLSASEIKLESLAGDKVEAVLDKAPGNGAAIGGVKVVAEHGWFAARPSGTEDIYKIYAESFRDDAHLQAILAEAQHVVDKAIA from the coding sequence ATGGCCGGCGAAAAGATCAGTCCGCTCGCGGGCAAGCCGGCGCCCAAGGACATCCTTGTCGACCTCGACAAGCTGTTGGCCGCTTATGCGGATATACGGCCGGATGCGTCGAACCCATCGCAACGTGTGGCGTTCGGCACCTCGGGCCATCGCGGTTCGTCGCTGGACGGCAGCTTCAACGAATGGCACATCCTCGCGATCACGCAGGCGATCTGCGATTACCGCGCCAAGGAATCCGTCACGGGGCCGCTGTTCATCGGCTTCGACACGCACGCGCTGTCGCAACCCGCGTTCCGCAGCGCGCTGGAAGTGCTGGCGGCCAACGGCGTCGAAGTAATGACGTCCACGGGCGGCGAGTTCACGCCGACGCCCGCGGTCTCGCACGCGATCCTGTGCCACAACCGCGGCCGCGAGACCGGTCTGGCGGACGGCATCGTGATCACGCCTTCCCACAATCCGCCTAGCGACGGCGGCTTCAAGTACAACCCGGTCAACGGCGGTCCGGCCGGCACGGAAATCACCGGCTGGGTGCAGAAACAGGCCAATCAATATCTCGAGAACAAACTGGCGGGCGTCAAGCGCGTGCCGTTCGCGCAGGCCAGCGGGGCATCCACCACGCACGTGCATGATTACCTCGATGCCTACGTCGGCGACCTCGCCAACGTGATCGACTTCGACGCGATCCGCGGCGCGGGCCTGAAACTGGCCGTCGATCCGCTGGGCGGGGCAGGGGTGCACTACTGGGCTCCGATTGCCGAACGCTACCAGCTCGATCTCACCGTGGTCAGCGAGGAAGTCGATCCGCGTTTCGCCTTCATGACGGTGGACTGGGACGGCAAGATCAGGATGGATCCATCGTCCGAATACGCGATGCAGCGGTTGTTGTCGCTGAAGGACAAGTACGACGTCGCGTTCGCCTGCGATACCGACCACGATCGCCACGGTGTCGTCACGAAGTCGTCCGGGCTGCTGCCATCGAACCACTACCTCACGGTGATGATCGAATTCCTGTTCCGCGAGCGGGAGCGCTGGCCGCGTTCGGTCGCCATCGGCAAGACCGTGGTCAGCACGGCGCTGATCGACCGCGTGGCGAAAAAACTCGGCCGCAAACTGTACGAAACGCCGGTCGGCTTCAAGTGGTTTGCGCCGGGACTGTTCGATGGCTCGCTCGGATTCGGCGGCGAGGAAAGCGCGGGTGCCTCGTTCCTGCGCCGCGACGGTTCGGTCTGGACCACCGACAAGGACGGTATCGCACCCGCGCTGCTCTCGGCCGAGATCACGGCGAGGGCAGGGCGCGATCCCGGCGAGGTATATGCCGCCCTCGCCGGCGAACTCGGCCGGCCGTTCGCCGACCGCATCCAGGCTGTCGCGAATCCAAAGCAGAAACAAAAACTTTCAAGGCTTTCCGCAAGCGAAATCAAGCTCGAATCGCTGGCTGGCGACAAGGTGGAAGCGGTGCTCGACAAGGCGCCCGGCAACGGCGCGGCCATCGGCGGCGTCAAGGTGGTCGCGGAGCACGGCTGGTTTGCGGCGCGGCCTTCGGGCACCGAGGACATCTACAAGATCTACGCCGAAAGCTTCAGGGACGATGCCCACCTGCAAGCGATCCTGGCCGAAGCCCAGCACGTCGTCGACAAGGCGATCGCCTGA
- a CDS encoding RND efflux system, membrane fusion protein, with protein sequence MRAAAGFFLLIGLATLASCGKGKGPPQAPLPEVGVVTAQPQTVPLTRDLVGRLSAYRSADVRARVAGVLLKRVYKEGSEVEAGQLLFRIDPAPLKAALDNARAQLAQAQAGYTNAHVAAERARALAPKGYVSKADLDAALANERSAKAAVQAAQAGVETARINLGYADVTSPIDGRAGQQQVTEGALVGNGAATLLTTVDQIDPLYVNFTLSVGELDRLRQAQHSGDLELSQPDKATVKVSLPDGTPYPEAGTVDFSSTVVDPATGAVNLRALLPNPQHNLLPGSYVTLEAMLGERRGAFLIPQPAVQRDTSGAYVLIVGKDGKVARRDVVTSGMDGTDWIVTSGLSAGDEVIASGVQVARPGSPARAVPWQPPAASSGGAATSAPMHSANGG encoded by the coding sequence ATGAGGGCAGCGGCGGGGTTTTTTCTGCTCATCGGCTTGGCGACGTTGGCTTCCTGCGGAAAAGGCAAGGGACCGCCGCAAGCGCCGCTGCCCGAAGTGGGCGTGGTCACCGCGCAGCCGCAGACCGTGCCGCTGACCAGGGACCTGGTGGGTAGACTCTCCGCCTATCGCAGCGCCGACGTGCGCGCACGCGTCGCCGGAGTGCTGTTGAAGCGCGTGTACAAGGAAGGCAGCGAGGTCGAGGCCGGGCAACTGCTGTTCCGGATCGATCCCGCGCCGCTCAAGGCTGCGCTGGACAACGCCAGGGCGCAGCTTGCGCAGGCGCAGGCCGGCTACACCAATGCGCACGTCGCCGCCGAACGTGCGCGTGCGCTGGCGCCCAAGGGCTACGTTTCGAAGGCGGACCTGGATGCGGCGCTGGCCAACGAACGCTCCGCCAAGGCCGCGGTGCAGGCGGCGCAGGCGGGCGTCGAAACCGCACGCATCAACCTCGGTTACGCGGATGTCACCTCGCCCATCGACGGGCGCGCGGGCCAGCAGCAGGTGACGGAAGGCGCGCTGGTCGGCAACGGCGCCGCGACGCTGCTCACCACGGTCGACCAGATCGATCCGCTGTACGTGAACTTCACCCTGAGTGTCGGCGAACTCGACCGGTTGCGCCAGGCGCAGCACAGCGGCGATCTCGAATTGAGCCAGCCCGACAAGGCGACGGTGAAGGTGTCGCTGCCCGACGGCACGCCCTATCCCGAAGCCGGCACGGTGGACTTTTCCTCCACCGTGGTCGATCCGGCCACCGGCGCGGTGAACCTGCGCGCGCTGTTGCCGAATCCGCAACACAACTTGTTGCCGGGCAGCTACGTGACGTTGGAGGCGATGCTGGGCGAACGCCGCGGCGCGTTCCTGATCCCGCAGCCGGCCGTGCAGCGCGATACCTCCGGCGCCTACGTGCTCATCGTCGGCAAGGACGGCAAGGTTGCGCGGCGGGATGTCGTCACCAGCGGCATGGACGGGACCGACTGGATCGTCACGTCGGGGCTTTCCGCCGGCGACGAGGTGATCGCGTCGGGCGTGCAGGTGGCGCGTCCGGGCTCGCCGGCCAGGGCGGTGCCGTGGCAGCCGCCCGCTGCGTCTTCCGGCGGCGCGGCGACTTCGGCGCCGATGCATTCCGCGAACGGCGGCTGA
- a CDS encoding Formamidopyrimidine-DNA glycosylase, translating into MPEMPEVETLRHALDATVRGARIESVAVLWPPFVDAGRARLDAVVAGRRIRAIHRRGKALILDLGGGWHLVLHLKMTGQVVVHRRGRPVVFGGHPTANIAGPMPNAWTRAVFALSAGRILFVNDQRKFMRIRLVTTADLAADPFFRRMGPEALDDAFTLAVFRQRLARHRSAPIKAALLDQQTVAGIGNIYADECLHLARIHPRRPVAGLTPAELRRLHRAIRAVLRDAVAHSGTSFPHFIRDGRHHDTWLDRARLFGHEGRPSP; encoded by the coding sequence ATGCCCGAAATGCCGGAAGTCGAAACCCTGCGCCACGCTCTCGACGCGACGGTGCGCGGCGCCCGTATCGAATCGGTCGCGGTGTTGTGGCCGCCCTTCGTTGACGCTGGCCGCGCGCGCCTCGACGCGGTCGTGGCGGGGCGCCGTATCCGCGCGATCCACCGCCGCGGCAAGGCGTTGATCCTGGACCTCGGTGGCGGCTGGCATCTGGTGCTGCACCTGAAGATGACCGGGCAAGTCGTGGTGCATCGGCGCGGCCGGCCCGTGGTGTTCGGCGGGCATCCGACCGCGAACATCGCCGGACCCATGCCGAACGCATGGACTCGCGCCGTGTTCGCCCTGAGTGCAGGCCGCATCCTGTTCGTGAACGACCAGCGCAAGTTCATGCGCATCCGGCTGGTCACCACGGCGGATCTCGCCGCGGATCCGTTCTTCCGGCGCATGGGCCCGGAAGCGCTGGACGATGCCTTCACCCTCGCCGTCTTCAGGCAACGCCTGGCGCGCCATCGCTCGGCCCCGATCAAGGCGGCGTTGCTCGACCAGCAGACGGTCGCGGGCATCGGCAACATCTACGCGGACGAATGCCTGCACCTGGCCCGGATCCATCCGCGACGGCCGGTCGCTGGCCTCACACCGGCCGAACTGCGCCGCCTGCACCGGGCGATCCGCGCTGTCCTGCGCGACGCGGTCGCGCACAGCGGCACGTCGTTCCCGCATTTCATCCGCGATGGCCGCCACCACGACACCTGGCTCGATCGCGCCCGGCTGTTCGGCCACGAGGGCCGACCCTCCCCTTGA